The genomic window GCCGGTGCCGAAGTTGTTGCCGTTGACCCACACGAGGTCGACCTCGCCGTCGGTCTCACCGGCCTGCACCTCGCTGAGGATGCGGTTGAGGGCGTCGGGGGTGTCGGCGATCGGCACGCGCTCGAGCGTGACGCCGGCCTCGGCGGCGGCCGGGATGAGCTCGGAGTCGATGTAGGCGTTGCCCTGCTCGTCTCCGCCGTACATCCAGAGGCGCACGGTCTGGCCGTCGGCGGCCTCGAGCACCTCCTCCCAGCTGCCGTACTCCTGGTCGTCGGCGGCGTCGCCGGCGGGGGCCGAGCAGGCGGCCAGCGAGGCCGCCAGTCCGAGCGCGAGGGCGCCGGCGGTGACCGCGCGGCGGGGGTTCGTTGTGATCACGTTGCTCCTGAGGAGAAGGGGCCGGGCGCCGTGTGCGCCCGGGTGATGAATGCTGCGTCGGCTCCGGCGGTGAGTCGGGCCGACTCCTAGAATGACCCACGATGAGCGATTCGCAGCACGACCACGCCGCGGCCCCCGAGCGGGCTGCGGGCAGCACGGCGACGATCGCTCGCGCGATCGCTCTGGCGGTGTTCGGAGCGGTCGCCGTACTCGTCTGGATCCTCGTGCCGCTGCCCTCGGTCGACGAGGTGCGCGCCGCGGTCGGCGGCCTCGGACCCCTCGGCGGCATCGTGCTCGCCCTGGCGTACGCCGCCATCACGCTCACCCCCGCGCCGAAGAACGTGCTGACCGTCGCGGCCGGCCTCGCCTTCGGGTTCTGGCAGGCGATGCTCTGGGTCTACCTCGGCGCACTTCTCGGTGCCGCCGCGGCGTTCGTGCTCTCGCGCCGCCTCGGTCGCGAGGCGGTCGAGCGCTACACGGGCGCCCGCGTCGAGCGCTTCGACGAGCTCGTGCGCCGTCGAGGCCTTGTGGCGATGATCGGGGTGCGGCTGGTGCCGGTGCTCCCCTTCACCGCGATCAACTACCTGGCGGGGCTCTCGGCCGTGCGCCGGCGCGACTACGCGCTCGGCACGGCCATCGGCATCGTGCCGGGCACCGTCGCCTACATCGCCGTCGGCGCCTTCGGTCTCGACGCGGGCTGGCAGGCCTGGGCGGCCATCGGGGGCCTCGTCGTGCTCACCCTCGCGGGCGGGGCCGTCGCGCTCGTGCGGCGGCGCCGCGGTCGGGATGCCCGTGCCGCCGCCGCGACCGCGAGCGGGCATCCCGCCCCCGCGCCCGCCGCGTCGCCCGCCACCCCGCCGCAGGAGGCCTGATGCTCGACCGCCGCGCCCGGGCGCTGCTCGCCCGCCCCGTCGATGCGATCACCCGCGCCGTCGACCGCCCCGGCATCACCCCCGACGGGCTCACGCTCGCGGGGCTCGGCCTGGGGCTCGCCTCGGCGCTCGCCGCGGGTCTGCAGCTGTGGGCGCTCGCGCTCGTGCTGTGGCTCGTCTCGCGCGTCGTCGACGGGGTCGACGGGGCCCTCGCCCGCCGGCGCCGCGCGGACGGGCGCCTGTCGAGCGAGAGCCAGGCCGGCGGGTTCCTCGACATC from Microcella daejeonensis includes these protein-coding regions:
- a CDS encoding TVP38/TMEM64 family protein encodes the protein MSDSQHDHAAAPERAAGSTATIARAIALAVFGAVAVLVWILVPLPSVDEVRAAVGGLGPLGGIVLALAYAAITLTPAPKNVLTVAAGLAFGFWQAMLWVYLGALLGAAAAFVLSRRLGREAVERYTGARVERFDELVRRRGLVAMIGVRLVPVLPFTAINYLAGLSAVRRRDYALGTAIGIVPGTVAYIAVGAFGLDAGWQAWAAIGGLVVLTLAGGAVALVRRRRGRDARAAAATASGHPAPAPAASPATPPQEA